Sequence from the Candidatus Sulfotelmatobacter sp. genome:
CGGCGAACGTCCGTCCCGGGATACGGCATCCCAAAACTCGCCTGTGTACGCCAGCGTACAGCGGCCGATCCGAGCCTGTCAATATGGGATACGGCATCCCGTATTGACGGGTGGAGCGGTCGTGCGCTAGGGTACCCGCATGGATGGCAGGACGCTCCAGCCCTTGCGCCGCGAGCAGCCGCTGCGGGATCGGATCCACGACCGGCTGCGGACGGCCATCCTTTCGGGCGAGTTGGCGCCCGGGACGCCGGTCATCGAGGCCGAGCTGGCGGCCCGCCTGGGCGCCAGCCGAACCCCGGTTCGCGAGGCGTTGCGACGGCTGGAGGCCGCCGGGCTGCTCGAGCCCCGCGGTCAGCGCGGCAGCGTGGTGCGGGTCCTGGCGGCCTCGGAGATCGAGGCCCTGTTCGAGATCCGCGAGGCGCTCGAGTCACTGGCCGCGCGCCGTGCGGCGCGAGCCGCCAACAACGCGGTCCTGCGGCGCGTCGAGCGCCATCTGGCCGGGATGCGCGCCGCGATCGACGATCCCAACGAGATGGAACGGCACGACACCGACTTCCACGACGCGATCGTCGCCGCCGGCGGCAGCGAGCGGCTCAAACGCATGCTCAGCGACATTCGCGAGGAGCTGATCGTCCATCGCTTTCTCTCGCTCTCCGACCCGCTGCGGCGGCGGGCGACGCTGCGCGAGCACGAGGCGATCGTCGTCGCGCTGCGCGCCGGCGACGAGGCGGCGGCGGCGGCGCGCTCGGCCGAGCACGTCGCGGCCGTGCGCGAGACGCTGCTGCAGCGTGCAGCCTTGGGCGCCGCGAGCGCGCGCGTGCGCGCATGAGCGCGACGCTCGGACCCACGACCCTGTACGAGCGGTTCGCCGCGATCGTCGGGCCGCGCAACGCCATCGTCGCGCCGACCGAGCTGCGCACCTACGAGTGCGACGGGCTGCTCGGCTATCGCGTGCGGCCCGAGATCGTCGTGCTGCCCGGCTCGACCGAGGAGGTCGTCGCCTGCGTGCGGCTGGCGCGCGCGCTCGACATGCCGATCGTGCCGCGCGGCGCCGGGACCGGTCTCTCCGGCGGCGCGCTGCCCAGCGAAGGCTGCGTCGTCATCGGGCTCTCGCGGATGAAGAAGATCCTCGAGGTCGACCTCGATGAACGCATCGCGCGCGTGCAGCCCGGCGTCATCAACCTGGACATCAGCCGCGCGCTGGCGCCGCTGGGGTATTACTACGCGCCCGATCCCAGCTCGCAGAGCGTCTGCACGATCGGCGGCAACGTCGCCGAGAACTCGGGCGGCGCGCACTGCCTCAAGTACGGCTTCACCGTCAATCACGTGCTGGGGTTGACGCTGGTGACCGGCGCCGGTGAGGTCGTGCAGATCGGCTCGGCCGACGGCGCACCCGATCCGCTCGGCTACGATCTGTGCGGCGTCGTGGTCGGCAGCGAGGGGATGACGGGAATCGTCACGGAGGTGCTGGTGCGCGTGCTGCGCACGCCCGAACGCACGCGCACGCTGTTCGCGACCTTTCCTTCCACCGACGAGGGCGGCGATGCCGTCTCGCGCATCATCGGCGCCGGCATCATCCCGGCCGCGATCGAGATGTGCGACCAGCTGGCCATCGAAGCGATCGTGCTGGCGACCGGGGTCGACTGGCCGCTCGACGTCGGCGCGCTCGTGCTGATGGACGTCGACGGGCCCGCCGCCGAGGTCGAGGAGACCGCGGCGCGTGCGCAGGAGCACCTGCGCGCGGCCGGCGCGATCGAGATCCGCACGCCCAAGGACGAGCACGAGCGCGCGCTGGCGTGGAAGGGCCGCAAGGCGGCCTTCGCCGCGATGGGCCGCATCTCGCCGAACTACTACGTCCAGGACGGCGTCATCCCGCGGCGGGCGATCGCGCCCGTGCTGCGCGAGATCGCCGCGCTCGGCGCGCAGCAAGGCCTGCGCGTCGCCAACGTCTTCCACGCCGGCGACGGCAACCTGCACCCGCTGGTGCTCTACGACGGACGCGTCGCGGGCGAGGAGCAGAAGGCCGAGCACGTCGGCGGCGAGATCTTGCGCGTCTGCTTGCGCTACGGCGGCTCGGTGACCGGCGAGCACGGCGTCGGACACGACAAGGCGTGCTACCTCGGCGAACAGTTCTCGAACGACGATCTGGACGCGATGATGGCGATTCGGACCGCCTTCGACGCCGAGCGGCGCTTCAACCCGGAGAAAGTCTTTCCGACGCCGCGGCTGTGCGGCGATCGTCCCGGCACCTACGTCCCGCACGCGGTCGAGCTGGGCGGCGAGGCGGGACGCGGATGACCGACGCGCAGATCGCGATCGCGGGCGTCGTTCCACGCCGTGTCGTCACGCCGCGCGACGTCGACGAGCTGCGCGCGCTGCTCGTCGAGCTGAACGCGGCGCGGGCCGCGTTCGCGTTCGTCGGCGGCGGCACCGAGCTCGAGCTGGGCAACGCCCCGCGCGCGCTCGACACCGTCGTGCGCACCAACGCGCTGCGGCGGGTGGTCGACTACGCGCCCGAAGACCAGACCATCACGGTCGAGGCCGGTATCACGTTCGCCGAGCTCGACGCCGTGCTGGCGGAACACGGGCAGATGCTGCCGCTCGACGTGCTCGACCGAACGCGCGCGACCGTCGGCGGTGCGCTCGCCACCAACGCCTACGGCGCGCGCCGGCAGCGCTACGGCACCGCCAAAGACTTGATCGTCGGCGTGCGCGTGGTGCGTCCCGACGGGACGCCGGCGCGCGGTGGCGGCAAGGTCGTCAAGAACGTCGCCGGCTTCGATCTCCCCAAATTGGCCGTCGGTTCGCTCGGCACGCTGTTCGGCATCGTCGAGGCGACGCTGCGCGTCTATCCGGTCCCCGCCGCGCGCACGACGTTGACCTACGCGCTGCCGGCGCGCGAGACGATCGCGGCGGCGTCGCGCGCGTTCACCGCCCAGCGCTTGGAGCCCGAGACGTTCGTCGTTCACGACGGGCGCACGCTGACGGTCGAGATGGCGGGCACCGCGGCCGGCGTCGCCGAG
This genomic interval carries:
- a CDS encoding GntR family transcriptional regulator, which codes for MDGRTLQPLRREQPLRDRIHDRLRTAILSGELAPGTPVIEAELAARLGASRTPVREALRRLEAAGLLEPRGQRGSVVRVLAASEIEALFEIREALESLAARRAARAANNAVLRRVERHLAGMRAAIDDPNEMERHDTDFHDAIVAAGGSERLKRMLSDIREELIVHRFLSLSDPLRRRATLREHEAIVVALRAGDEAAAAARSAEHVAAVRETLLQRAALGAASARVRA
- a CDS encoding FAD-linked oxidase C-terminal domain-containing protein produces the protein MSATLGPTTLYERFAAIVGPRNAIVAPTELRTYECDGLLGYRVRPEIVVLPGSTEEVVACVRLARALDMPIVPRGAGTGLSGGALPSEGCVVIGLSRMKKILEVDLDERIARVQPGVINLDISRALAPLGYYYAPDPSSQSVCTIGGNVAENSGGAHCLKYGFTVNHVLGLTLVTGAGEVVQIGSADGAPDPLGYDLCGVVVGSEGMTGIVTEVLVRVLRTPERTRTLFATFPSTDEGGDAVSRIIGAGIIPAAIEMCDQLAIEAIVLATGVDWPLDVGALVLMDVDGPAAEVEETAARAQEHLRAAGAIEIRTPKDEHERALAWKGRKAAFAAMGRISPNYYVQDGVIPRRAIAPVLREIAALGAQQGLRVANVFHAGDGNLHPLVLYDGRVAGEEQKAEHVGGEILRVCLRYGGSVTGEHGVGHDKACYLGEQFSNDDLDAMMAIRTAFDAERRFNPEKVFPTPRLCGDRPGTYVPHAVELGGEAGRG
- a CDS encoding FAD-binding protein; this translates as MTDAQIAIAGVVPRRVVTPRDVDELRALLVELNAARAAFAFVGGGTELELGNAPRALDTVVRTNALRRVVDYAPEDQTITVEAGITFAELDAVLAEHGQMLPLDVLDRTRATVGGALATNAYGARRQRYGTAKDLIVGVRVVRPDGTPARGGGKVVKNVAGFDLPKLAVGSLGTLFGIVEATLRVYPVPAARTTLTYALPARETIAAASRAFTAQRLEPETFVVHDGRTLTVEMAGTAAGVAEQCAAADAALRALGATPAEPPAVDAQPRAWRARAVTPPSRTPAGEITFPLLGVALRASDEPFDLAAMRRAASAVVVHALPPSARAQVDVWGPPPPSFPLMQALKANFDPRGLCNPGRFVGGL